From one Gracilibacillus salinarum genomic stretch:
- a CDS encoding L-lactate permease has protein sequence MMTMVALTPILAVFLFLVLLRMPAMKAMPISLAVTAVLAFFYWKVPAVQISASIVEGVLIGISILYIVFGAILLLNTLQKSGAIDTIRAFFMGVTPDRRVQLILIAWLFGAFIEGSAGFGTPAAIVAPLLVVLGFPPLAAVVLALIADSSPVSFGAVGTPIIVGVQQGLMEGGDIAPLAANFLGDTSLDTYAKTVASQVMQFDLITGTLMPLIMVVILTRYFGKEKSWKQGFVIWRFALFAGLSFTVPAFIVATVIGPEFPSIVGGLVGLLLVLFVIKQGWMMPKSTWDFADRGTWPAGWLGDLPIADKEKTASMSLVKAWVPYVLLGLLLVLSRLNALPFKQWLISAKIGWENILGTTISAVFEPLYLPGTIFLVVVAVTFFYHKMSLSAFSQALSVSGKTLIGTSITLFTAVPMVRIFINSGVNHAGLESMPVELAYQASDLLGASWPLMTPFIGALGSFISGSATFSNMMFSLFQFSVADHAGLDPTEIVSLQVLGANAGNMICVVNVVAAASVVGLIGKEGQIIRMTLIPMVIYSVIASILAFLW, from the coding sequence ATGATGACGATGGTAGCTTTAACACCTATTTTGGCTGTTTTTCTATTTTTAGTATTGCTTCGAATGCCTGCGATGAAGGCGATGCCAATTAGTCTGGCAGTGACCGCTGTTCTTGCCTTTTTTTACTGGAAGGTTCCAGCCGTTCAGATTAGTGCATCCATTGTGGAAGGCGTTTTAATTGGTATTTCTATTTTATATATCGTGTTTGGTGCGATCTTATTGTTAAATACTTTACAGAAAAGTGGTGCCATTGATACCATTCGAGCTTTCTTTATGGGGGTCACACCGGATCGTCGCGTGCAGTTAATTCTGATTGCCTGGTTATTTGGCGCTTTTATTGAAGGATCTGCCGGATTTGGTACACCAGCGGCTATTGTGGCTCCCTTATTAGTCGTGCTGGGATTTCCACCATTAGCTGCCGTAGTGCTGGCCTTGATTGCAGACAGCAGTCCGGTTTCGTTTGGTGCGGTTGGAACGCCAATTATTGTCGGTGTTCAGCAAGGGTTAATGGAAGGCGGAGACATCGCTCCGTTAGCGGCTAATTTCTTAGGAGATACTTCGCTGGATACATACGCCAAAACAGTTGCCAGCCAGGTGATGCAGTTCGACCTAATCACTGGTACATTAATGCCTTTGATCATGGTCGTCATCCTCACCCGCTATTTCGGAAAAGAAAAATCATGGAAACAAGGCTTCGTGATCTGGCGTTTTGCTTTATTTGCTGGTCTAAGTTTCACTGTGCCAGCTTTTATCGTAGCGACCGTGATCGGTCCAGAGTTCCCATCTATTGTCGGTGGTCTGGTCGGATTGCTGCTTGTCCTTTTTGTGATTAAGCAAGGGTGGATGATGCCGAAATCGACTTGGGATTTTGCGGATCGGGGAACGTGGCCAGCTGGATGGTTAGGTGATCTGCCTATCGCTGATAAAGAAAAAACCGCTTCTATGTCGTTAGTAAAGGCGTGGGTTCCTTATGTTTTACTCGGTTTGTTATTAGTGCTCAGCAGGTTGAATGCACTTCCGTTTAAACAATGGCTGATAAGCGCTAAAATAGGTTGGGAAAATATTTTAGGAACGACGATATCGGCTGTCTTTGAACCATTATATTTACCTGGAACGATTTTTCTGGTTGTCGTTGCTGTCACCTTTTTTTATCACAAAATGAGTCTGAGCGCGTTCAGCCAAGCATTGTCTGTGTCTGGAAAAACGTTAATCGGTACGTCGATTACACTGTTCACCGCTGTTCCGATGGTGCGTATTTTTATTAATTCTGGTGTGAATCATGCTGGTTTGGAAAGCATGCCAGTCGAACTCGCCTATCAAGCGTCGGATTTATTAGGAGCCAGCTGGCCGTTAATGACGCCGTTTATTGGTGCGCTAGGTTCCTTTATCTCAGGTAGTGCGACCTTTAGTAACATGATGTTCTCCTTATTCCAGTTTTCCGTTGCCGATCATGCCGGCCTCGATCCGACCGAAATCGTCAGCCTGCAAGTTTTAGGTGCAAATGCAGGCAACATGATTTGCGTCGTCAATGTCGTGGCAGCAGCATCTGTCGTCGGATTAATCGGCAAAGAAGGTCAAATCATCCGCATGACACTCATCCCCATGGTGATCTATTCCGTTATCGCCAGCATATTGGCATTTCTCTGGTAA
- the dat gene encoding D-amino-acid transaminase: MTECMLWNHEIVERKPENALVSFEDRGYQFGDGVYEVIRIYDGKFHVLDWHLDRLFYSMEQLAIRPPFTRTEIKELLKRLVAQNNFTADGKLYLQVTRGMQPRDHVYDEELDAIFYATVNKFDQPLEKWENGVRVTLQEDIRWLRCDIKSLNLLGNVLARTKAQRNGFYEPLFYRDGMVRECGASNFYMIKDGTIHTHPANNYILGGITRKKVIKLASELDIPVVEEMFSVEELQEADECFLTATPMEVVPVTHIDENQVGSHTVGPVTRQLQQYYRKRVYDDLE; encoded by the coding sequence GTGACAGAATGTATGTTATGGAACCACGAGATAGTGGAAAGAAAGCCGGAAAATGCGCTCGTTTCGTTCGAGGACCGAGGCTATCAGTTTGGTGATGGCGTTTATGAAGTTATTCGGATCTATGATGGAAAGTTCCATGTGTTAGATTGGCATCTAGACCGCCTATTTTATTCGATGGAACAGCTAGCTATTCGTCCGCCTTTTACACGCACAGAGATCAAAGAGTTGTTGAAAAGATTGGTGGCGCAAAATAATTTTACAGCGGACGGCAAGTTGTATTTGCAAGTAACACGGGGGATGCAGCCACGTGATCACGTATATGACGAGGAACTGGATGCGATCTTTTATGCAACGGTGAACAAGTTCGATCAGCCGCTGGAAAAGTGGGAGAATGGCGTGCGTGTGACATTGCAGGAAGACATTCGCTGGCTCCGTTGTGATATAAAGTCACTGAATTTATTGGGAAATGTGCTCGCGAGAACGAAGGCACAGCGTAATGGATTTTACGAACCGCTTTTTTACCGTGATGGCATGGTCCGGGAATGTGGCGCGTCCAATTTTTACATGATAAAGGATGGAACGATTCATACTCACCCTGCTAATAACTATATCCTTGGCGGCATCACGAGGAAAAAAGTAATCAAGTTAGCGTCAGAGCTTGATATTCCGGTCGTAGAAGAAATGTTTAGTGTGGAGGAACTGCAAGAGGCAGATGAGTGTTTCCTGACTGCTACACCGATGGAAGTAGTGCCGGTGACACACATTGATGAGAATCAGGTTGGAAGTCATACGGTTGGACCTGTCACCAGACAGTTACAGCAATACTATCGCAAACGTGTCTATGACGATTTAGAATAA
- a CDS encoding NAD(P)H-quinone oxidoreductase — protein MKAVIAKEPGGAEQLTYAEQNEPTVAPGEMLIEVHATAMNRTDILNREGKIGYAENPIIGVEVAGVVINPNGHDQFTVGERVMGLVNGGAYAEKVAMPVDRAMSIPAELSFEQAAAIPEVFLTAYQTLYWIGKLQKGETVLIHAGGSGVGTAAIQLAKTLSDARVIVTAGSEEKLAVCKELGADVAINYKTQSFEEEVLQATDQKGADVILDFVGANYWQKNYRSIAIDGRWVLIGVLGGSKVESISLMELMAKRIQLTGTLLTPRSDQYKAELSDDFLKKTSDYFENKSIKPIVDQVFPIEEVADAHRHMEANKNIGKIILKVR, from the coding sequence ATGAAAGCAGTAATCGCAAAAGAACCAGGTGGAGCAGAGCAACTCACCTATGCTGAACAGAATGAGCCAACAGTAGCTCCAGGAGAAATGTTAATCGAAGTGCATGCAACAGCAATGAATCGTACCGATATTTTAAACCGTGAAGGGAAAATCGGTTATGCGGAGAATCCGATCATTGGTGTCGAGGTCGCTGGCGTTGTCATCAATCCGAATGGTCATGATCAGTTTACAGTAGGAGAACGGGTGATGGGATTAGTCAACGGTGGCGCCTACGCGGAGAAAGTAGCCATGCCTGTTGATCGGGCAATGAGTATTCCAGCCGAACTTTCGTTTGAACAGGCAGCAGCTATTCCGGAAGTGTTTTTGACCGCCTATCAAACACTTTATTGGATCGGAAAATTGCAGAAAGGTGAAACGGTTCTGATCCATGCCGGTGGAAGTGGCGTCGGTACGGCGGCAATTCAGTTAGCGAAGACACTGTCTGACGCGCGTGTTATTGTCACCGCTGGGTCGGAAGAGAAGTTGGCTGTTTGCAAAGAGCTAGGTGCCGATGTCGCAATTAATTACAAAACACAGTCCTTTGAGGAAGAAGTATTACAAGCGACTGACCAAAAAGGTGCCGATGTAATTCTTGACTTTGTCGGAGCGAATTATTGGCAGAAAAATTATCGCAGTATCGCTATCGATGGTCGCTGGGTGTTGATCGGCGTCTTAGGTGGCAGCAAAGTAGAATCGATTTCATTGATGGAACTGATGGCCAAACGGATTCAGCTTACCGGTACATTGTTAACGCCAAGAAGCGATCAATACAAAGCAGAACTATCCGATGACTTTCTGAAAAAGACAAGTGATTATTTTGAGAATAAGTCGATCAAACCGATAGTGGATCAAGTATTTCCAATAGAAGAAGTGGCAGATGCTCATCGCCATATGGAAGCCAACAAAAACATAGGTAAAATTATTTTAAAAGTACGATAA
- a CDS encoding putative bifunctional diguanylate cyclase/phosphodiesterase: protein MHKEMKKLVTILVLITVVYYILLTLLEGASFWREIVSTTAPIVAVCISGRWIHQAYRQSDQSQQRFWLWIGLSMAAYVVANLTLLADILLSGGNSFPLLSLLGWFVTYSLLLLAVLHKIKLLETDVSTSPFLFNIFIFMIFITVICIHYLFQPVIFYAEHSILIQGIIIALQVCLLVIMFGITTLYYLIFFSKQRGAMAFFIAGVFFHILAIMFLVIAEMNQWHAWFDLIDAIWLFSLLLIGTSGKLVQLQLPTADWNFLKNEERKVTFFPYLSVLVLMLFMLQSYHWEWNALSLGLMIVFIMLVARQLMVMKKNTQLVREYRYLAYHDALTGLKNRVSFTEESKKLRKQGQPLAVLLMDLDRFKNINDSLGHQAGDQVLLEAAIRLRKVVTGGAEVYRIGGDEFIMLVPEASVDKMREVSNAILAVFSSPFHLEQYEVSLTPSIGISFYPEDAMTEEQLMKHADAAMYQAKRLGKNRYYFFDEVLHRRIMRKLTLEMKLEKAIVEEQFTVVYQPIVSLSSDTPVGVEALVRWVHPTMGEVSPTEFIPIAEETGQIHKIGEWVLRKACYDIKQLHEAGFHDLTVAVNVSPKQLERRFVKTVKTVLEETGLPPQYLELEIIESLMQNIDTSKMILQSLHDVGIGIVIDDFGTGYSSLYLLKELPIDKLKVDKHFIKGVEDKTSLAIVKTMIDIGANLHLKVVAEGIEADWQRNILHRLDCDYGQGYYYSEPVSLIELKKYIRS, encoded by the coding sequence GTGCATAAAGAGATGAAAAAACTAGTAACGATACTGGTACTGATTACAGTTGTTTATTACATCCTGTTGACGTTGTTAGAAGGAGCTTCTTTTTGGCGGGAGATTGTGTCGACAACAGCACCGATAGTGGCAGTATGTATAAGTGGCAGATGGATTCATCAGGCCTACCGTCAGTCAGATCAAAGCCAGCAACGATTTTGGCTATGGATAGGTTTATCGATGGCAGCTTATGTGGTGGCCAACCTGACTTTACTTGCTGATATACTTTTGAGTGGGGGAAACAGTTTTCCGCTGCTGTCATTATTAGGTTGGTTTGTGACTTACAGTCTGTTATTGCTTGCCGTTTTACATAAGATTAAATTATTAGAAACAGATGTGTCGACGAGTCCGTTTTTGTTCAACATTTTCATCTTTATGATTTTTATCACAGTGATTTGTATACATTATCTTTTTCAACCGGTTATTTTCTACGCAGAACATTCGATTTTGATACAGGGAATTATTATTGCTTTGCAAGTTTGTTTATTAGTAATCATGTTCGGCATTACGACATTATACTATCTCATATTCTTCAGCAAACAAAGAGGAGCCATGGCATTTTTTATAGCAGGTGTATTTTTTCATATCTTGGCGATTATGTTTCTGGTGATTGCGGAAATGAATCAATGGCATGCTTGGTTTGATTTGATTGATGCAATATGGCTATTTTCCTTACTGTTGATTGGTACTTCAGGAAAACTGGTGCAACTTCAGCTGCCGACTGCAGATTGGAACTTCTTAAAAAACGAAGAACGGAAGGTTACGTTTTTCCCTTATTTGTCTGTGTTAGTACTGATGCTGTTCATGTTGCAGAGTTATCATTGGGAATGGAATGCACTAAGTCTCGGGTTAATGATTGTCTTTATCATGCTGGTAGCGAGGCAGCTGATGGTGATGAAAAAGAATACACAACTGGTTCGTGAATATCGTTATCTTGCTTATCACGATGCATTAACTGGACTGAAGAATCGTGTCAGTTTTACCGAAGAATCGAAGAAACTGCGTAAACAAGGGCAGCCGCTTGCTGTCCTGTTAATGGATCTCGATCGATTCAAGAACATTAATGACAGTCTGGGGCATCAAGCTGGTGACCAAGTTTTACTGGAAGCGGCAATACGTCTCCGTAAAGTTGTGACGGGAGGAGCGGAGGTATACCGGATTGGTGGTGATGAGTTTATTATGCTGGTTCCCGAAGCCTCCGTGGATAAAATGAGAGAAGTATCCAATGCGATATTGGCTGTCTTTTCCAGCCCCTTTCACCTGGAACAATATGAAGTTAGTTTAACTCCAAGTATTGGTATTAGCTTTTATCCGGAAGATGCGATGACGGAGGAACAGTTAATGAAGCATGCCGATGCCGCGATGTATCAGGCAAAGCGTCTCGGTAAGAATCGCTACTACTTTTTTGATGAAGTGTTGCATCGACGAATCATGCGTAAGCTGACCCTGGAAATGAAATTAGAAAAGGCGATCGTGGAAGAGCAATTTACAGTGGTATATCAGCCGATCGTCAGTCTGTCTTCGGATACGCCAGTTGGGGTGGAAGCACTGGTTAGATGGGTTCATCCGACAATGGGAGAAGTATCACCGACGGAATTCATCCCGATTGCCGAAGAAACTGGTCAAATACATAAAATTGGTGAATGGGTATTGCGCAAGGCATGTTACGATATAAAACAATTACATGAAGCAGGTTTTCATGACTTAACGGTGGCAGTCAATGTCTCGCCAAAACAATTGGAACGCCGTTTTGTAAAAACAGTGAAAACTGTCTTAGAAGAGACCGGATTACCCCCGCAATATCTCGAATTAGAAATCATTGAGAGCCTGATGCAAAACATTGATACGTCAAAAATGATTTTGCAGTCCTTACATGATGTAGGAATCGGCATTGTGATTGATGATTTCGGCACAGGATATTCATCCCTCTATCTGCTAAAAGAGCTGCCGATCGATAAATTAAAGGTCGATAAACATTTTATTAAAGGTGTAGAGGATAAAACCAGTTTAGCGATTGTTAAAACAATGATCGATATCGGTGCCAATCTTCATTTGAAAGTGGTAGCAGAAGGAATCGAAGCGGATTGGCAGCGAAATATTTTGCATCGGCTGGATTGTGATTATGGACAAGGGTATTATTACTCAGAGCCGGTATCTTTGATCGAACTAAAAAAGTATATCCGATCATAA
- the gloA2 gene encoding SMU1112c/YaeR family gloxylase I-like metalloprotein produces MFNGIHHLAIICSNYAVSKDFYIKKLGFTEIREVYREERKSYKLDLALNGTYLLELFSFPDAPERPSYPEAQGLRHLAFTVDNLVETVTHLQKQGIEVEGIRTDPITGKRFTFFQDPDQLPIELYEN; encoded by the coding sequence ATGTTTAATGGAATTCATCACCTTGCAATTATTTGTTCCAATTATGCTGTTTCCAAGGATTTTTATATAAAAAAGCTAGGTTTTACTGAAATTCGTGAAGTATATCGTGAGGAGCGGAAGTCATACAAGTTGGATTTAGCGTTGAATGGGACTTATCTGCTCGAGTTATTTTCATTTCCGGATGCGCCTGAACGACCCAGTTATCCGGAAGCACAAGGTCTTCGTCATCTTGCTTTTACCGTGGACAACTTGGTAGAAACGGTGACACACCTGCAGAAACAAGGGATAGAAGTGGAAGGGATTAGAACGGACCCGATTACAGGGAAACGATTTACTTTTTTTCAAGATCCTGATCAATTACCTATCGAACTATACGAAAACTAG
- a CDS encoding polysaccharide deacetylase family protein, translating to MKKTILMMIGLSFLCSQPAMAMPDSELFPRNETFDINECQRWTDEIRDFGVSKKDKAEKVTVLMYHRIVPEDSISRIHKQYNGNLISEVILQSDFQEQIEFLKEEGYTTLTLKELEMFIAGKLAIPKKSVVLTFDDGFIENTLEVAPTLRANGFNAASFVITGAVRKEDYEYDPGKYQYYTLEDMQNSCDIFEFESHTYHFHKRTNRDKAYLVALTSDLIKKDIATSIYNLDGNKQAFAAPYGAYNNRVVSILKDLGIHMAFTVNPDDVVPGTTNIYEIPRREVKPDDSLDDFKEKIGFEE from the coding sequence ATGAAAAAGACGATTCTCATGATGATTGGATTGTCCTTCCTATGCAGTCAACCTGCGATGGCTATGCCAGACAGCGAGCTATTTCCACGAAATGAAACCTTTGATATCAATGAATGCCAACGCTGGACAGATGAAATTCGTGATTTTGGTGTATCAAAGAAGGATAAAGCTGAGAAAGTGACAGTCCTGATGTATCATCGGATTGTCCCGGAAGATTCCATCAGCAGAATCCATAAACAGTATAATGGAAACTTAATTTCCGAAGTGATTTTACAGTCCGATTTTCAGGAACAGATTGAATTTTTAAAAGAAGAGGGATATACGACGTTAACGTTAAAAGAATTAGAAATGTTTATTGCTGGGAAGTTGGCTATTCCGAAAAAGAGTGTTGTCCTCACATTCGATGATGGTTTTATCGAAAACACTTTGGAGGTGGCACCTACGCTTCGCGCCAACGGATTTAATGCAGCAAGCTTTGTCATAACCGGCGCCGTCAGAAAAGAGGACTACGAGTACGATCCCGGTAAATATCAGTACTACACGTTAGAAGATATGCAAAACAGCTGTGACATTTTTGAGTTCGAAAGCCACACTTATCATTTTCATAAACGCACCAACCGTGATAAAGCCTATTTAGTCGCCTTGACCTCCGACCTTATCAAAAAAGATATTGCAACTAGCATCTACAATCTGGATGGTAATAAACAAGCCTTTGCCGCTCCATACGGGGCATACAACAATAGAGTGGTCAGTATACTAAAAGACCTCGGTATTCATATGGCGTTTACCGTCAATCCCGATGATGTCGTCCCTGGAACCACAAACATCTATGAAATTCCCAGAAGAGAAGTGAAACCAGACGATTCTTTGGATGATTTTAAAGAGAAGATTGGATTCGAAGAGTAG
- a CDS encoding purine/pyrimidine permease, producing the protein MMKKTSFLQTSMETFQWFIFLLASSVALPIVVGAMFELSFPEIAGLMQRTFFVVGLASFLQAILGHKMPIMEGPAGIWISIFSVMAATGLQNGTAYGDTLRLLETTMILTGLFLFLFGALKLTQYVLPIFTPLVTGTFFLLLTVQLSGTFLEGMLGLQGGSENIQVKEALIATLTFMIVLGLSIFSKGWLSNYSMIIGIFIGWFIFVIVNGEAPVVGDVALFALPDVFAFGMPEFNISLIPIAFITAVILLSNIVASVVAVDQILGNKNNDRKKEINRGTVVFGLNHGLAGMFSAIANVPLSTSAGFIELTGQKRKTPFIYASFLLMVIGFFPVIVSYISSIPSPIANAALMASFIQLVGLAIRNVNYYPLDNRRVTILGIAYLVGMGTMFLPAEVFSELPLLVQNVMSNGLLVGTFLVMIMEQLWKEESK; encoded by the coding sequence ATGATGAAAAAAACATCATTTTTACAAACATCAATGGAAACATTTCAATGGTTTATCTTTTTATTAGCAAGTTCAGTTGCCTTACCCATCGTAGTAGGAGCCATGTTTGAATTAAGTTTTCCGGAAATCGCTGGGTTGATGCAGCGGACCTTCTTTGTCGTGGGACTGGCTTCCTTTTTGCAGGCGATACTTGGTCATAAGATGCCGATTATGGAAGGACCTGCAGGGATCTGGATTAGTATTTTCTCAGTTATGGCTGCCACTGGCTTACAGAATGGAACAGCATATGGGGATACGTTACGTTTATTAGAAACGACCATGATCCTGACAGGGCTTTTCTTATTCTTGTTCGGTGCATTGAAGCTGACACAGTATGTCCTGCCAATCTTCACACCGTTAGTGACAGGTACTTTTTTCTTACTGTTAACCGTTCAGTTGAGCGGTACGTTTCTCGAGGGAATGCTCGGACTGCAAGGTGGATCCGAGAATATTCAAGTAAAAGAAGCATTGATTGCAACGTTAACGTTCATGATCGTGCTAGGATTATCGATTTTTTCAAAAGGATGGTTAAGTAATTATTCGATGATTATCGGTATATTTATCGGCTGGTTTATCTTCGTGATTGTCAACGGTGAGGCCCCGGTAGTGGGGGATGTGGCACTATTTGCATTGCCAGATGTGTTCGCATTTGGAATGCCGGAATTTAATATTAGTCTGATTCCGATAGCTTTTATTACAGCTGTTATTCTGCTTTCGAACATCGTCGCCTCTGTTGTGGCGGTTGATCAAATTTTAGGTAATAAAAATAACGATCGCAAAAAGGAGATTAATCGTGGAACGGTTGTCTTCGGACTCAATCACGGGTTAGCCGGCATGTTCTCAGCCATTGCCAATGTGCCACTGTCCACGTCTGCCGGTTTTATAGAATTGACTGGACAAAAACGGAAAACACCATTTATCTATGCATCTTTTCTATTAATGGTAATTGGATTCTTTCCGGTGATCGTCTCCTATATATCAAGCATTCCATCACCTATCGCTAATGCGGCCTTAATGGCATCGTTTATTCAGTTAGTAGGATTAGCGATCCGTAATGTTAACTACTATCCGCTTGATAACCGACGCGTCACGATTCTGGGGATTGCTTATCTGGTCGGGATGGGGACGATGTTTCTGCCAGCAGAGGTCTTCTCTGAATTACCGTTACTCGTACAGAATGTGATGAGCAATGGCCTGTTGGTCGGAACATTTTTAGTCATGATCATGGAGCAATTGTGGAAAGAAGAATCCAAATAG
- a CDS encoding RNA polymerase sigma factor — protein sequence MDEELITDWFDAYADDVYRFLIYYTSTSDVEDLVQEVFIKAIDRYDSFKGDASPKTWLISIARNLAIDEARKQKRKDWRKLIKTYEHKIDISPEDKHLLNERKLELHRAIAQLKQDYRDVVILRGIEELTVSETASILRWTESKVRVTFHRALKALKLHVKEVHYES from the coding sequence ATGGATGAAGAATTAATTACCGATTGGTTCGATGCTTACGCAGATGATGTCTACCGTTTTTTAATTTATTACACCTCCACATCAGATGTAGAAGATCTCGTCCAAGAGGTATTTATTAAAGCGATTGACCGCTATGATTCATTCAAGGGTGATGCCAGTCCGAAAACTTGGCTCATCTCGATCGCCCGAAATCTGGCAATCGACGAAGCTAGAAAACAAAAACGCAAAGATTGGCGAAAATTAATCAAAACGTATGAACACAAAATAGATATCTCACCAGAAGATAAACATCTATTAAATGAGAGAAAACTAGAGTTGCACCGGGCAATCGCCCAATTAAAACAAGATTACCGTGATGTGGTTATCCTTCGTGGCATCGAAGAATTGACAGTGTCAGAAACAGCCAGCATTCTGAGGTGGACCGAATCAAAAGTACGCGTCACTTTCCACCGCGCATTAAAAGCACTGAAATTGCATGTAAAGGAGGTTCACTATGAGTCATAA
- a CDS encoding GNAT family N-acetyltransferase, producing the protein MITILTNQPSFLIRTARETDAKELVQVRLQLDGETENMDRQKGEAYLDEAAFTQLIRDDCENARHLFLVAERNGIIAGFSRCEGNELKRMAHKVEFGVGILREYWGFGIGRQLLEQSIQWAGDHADIKKMQLSVLHTNDRAIALYKKLGFEVEGVLKKDKLLSDGKYYDTILMGKWLR; encoded by the coding sequence GTGATCACCATATTAACCAATCAACCATCATTTCTGATCCGAACTGCACGAGAAACAGATGCGAAGGAGTTAGTACAAGTCCGTTTGCAATTAGATGGCGAGACAGAAAATATGGATCGGCAAAAAGGGGAAGCGTATTTAGATGAAGCAGCGTTTACACAGCTGATTAGAGATGATTGTGAAAACGCACGCCATCTATTTTTAGTTGCTGAAAGGAATGGGATTATTGCAGGATTCTCGCGCTGTGAAGGTAATGAGTTAAAGCGCATGGCTCACAAGGTAGAGTTCGGAGTAGGTATATTAAGGGAATATTGGGGTTTTGGTATCGGCAGACAGCTTCTGGAACAATCGATTCAATGGGCCGGGGACCATGCAGATATAAAGAAAATGCAATTAAGTGTACTGCATACTAATGATAGAGCAATTGCCTTGTACAAAAAATTAGGTTTTGAAGTAGAAGGTGTATTGAAAAAGGACAAGCTGCTTTCGGATGGGAAGTACTATGATACTATATTGATGGGGAAATGGTTGAGATGA
- a CDS encoding SDR family oxidoreductase, giving the protein MDNRFTDKVAVVTGGSSGIGRASAIALAKEGAKVCLMDLKEEQAELVKDDITDLGGEAMIADVDLSDHQRVADAMQEVADHWGQIDIIFANGGINGVLAPIEDLKPEDWDKTINTNLKGTFHTVKYAIPFMKNSGGSIIITSSVNGNRIFSNFGMAAYSTSKAGQMAFGKMAALELAQYKIRVNIICPGAIETNIGKNTEKTPELEKINIPVEYPEGDKPLEHGPGKPEQVADLVTFLASEQASHITGTEMFIDGAESLLR; this is encoded by the coding sequence ATGGATAACCGTTTTACTGACAAAGTAGCTGTAGTTACCGGTGGAAGTTCTGGCATCGGTCGTGCTTCAGCAATCGCACTGGCGAAAGAAGGCGCGAAGGTCTGTCTAATGGACCTGAAAGAAGAACAGGCAGAACTAGTAAAAGACGACATCACAGACTTAGGCGGAGAGGCAATGATTGCAGATGTAGACCTATCGGATCATCAGCGGGTAGCAGATGCAATGCAGGAAGTGGCTGATCATTGGGGACAGATTGATATTATTTTTGCCAACGGTGGTATCAACGGGGTGCTAGCACCAATCGAGGACTTAAAACCTGAAGATTGGGACAAAACCATTAACACCAACTTAAAAGGAACCTTCCACACCGTAAAATATGCCATTCCCTTCATGAAAAATAGCGGTGGAAGTATTATCATCACGAGCTCCGTAAATGGTAACCGGATTTTCTCCAATTTCGGCATGGCTGCATACAGTACGTCAAAAGCTGGCCAAATGGCTTTCGGCAAAATGGCAGCGCTCGAATTGGCACAATACAAAATCAGGGTCAATATTATTTGCCCCGGAGCAATTGAAACGAACATAGGCAAGAACACAGAGAAAACACCCGAACTAGAAAAAATCAACATCCCTGTAGAATACCCGGAAGGTGACAAACCGTTAGAGCACGGCCCGGGAAAACCGGAGCAAGTAGCAGACCTTGTCACCTTTCTCGCATCCGAACAAGCGAGTCACATTACCGGAACAGAAATGTTTATTGATGGAGCAGAATCCTTGTTGCGCTAA